CTCAATCCCTCCATGACTGAGACCCTCAAAGCCCCCCAGGGCAGGGCCCCCCAAATTCCCTACCCCGCTGCAGAGACCCCCAACTCCCCCACCCCGCTGCAGCgacccccagtccccccagggcagggccccccaagccccccgcCGTGGGTCCCACCTTTCCAAACCAGCGCGAGAGCCAGAGCTGCTTCATCGTCATCCGGTCGGGGAGGGTCTCGTTGTTGAACAAGATCTGCACCTACGGGCAGGGGCTGCGTCGGGGGGCCGGgacccccaccccatccccaggaccccccaaccCAGTCCCAGCaaccccctcatcccatccccaggAGCCCCACATCTTGGGTCCACGGCCCCcatccccaggacccctcttaACAACGAGGACCCCCCCATCCACAGTCTGTGACCTCCACCTGACTCCAGGAACCCCACATGGGGTTTTtgaccccccaccccatccccaggaccccccagcccccagaaACCCCTCTCCACAGTGTCCATGTCCCCCCAAACAGGGTCTGTGACCTCCAGGAACCCCACACAGGGGTCTGTGATCCCAAACTGGTTCCCAGGACCCCCTAACCCAGGGTCTGTGACTGCCCccatccccaggacccccacaaaccccaccccatcccccgGGATGAGCCCTCCACAGGGTCCATGACCCCCCCCCCgatccccaggacccccccgctgccccccaggCTCACGTGCTGCAGCGGGAGCCCCAGGCGGTGGCACAGGACCCTCCGCAGGTGCCGGATCTGTGCGCGCACCGAGCACCTCACGTACTTGTGCTGCGGGGGGAGAGCGGGTCAGGGGCTGCGGGGTCCCCCCCACGCCACCCCCCGCGGCTCAGCCCCACTCACCTGCAGCACCGCCTTGCTCTTATCCTTGCTGGAGCTGTGCCGGGGAGGGAATCATGCGGTTATGGAATTAGGGAGGCTGGAAAAGCCCCCCCCAAGttcatccagcccaacccacCCGTGGCAccaaaccctgtccccaagcgCCACAGCCACGTGGGGTTTGATCCCCACCAGGGCTCCCGCGCCGCcccacagcctctgccagggcttcactgctctttccatgaaggaattgTTCGCAATCTCCagtctaaccctcccctggcacaactggaGGTGTTTCctcccatcccttgttccttgggagcagagctgaacccctgcctggctccaacctcctctcCGGGAGCTGCGCAGAGccaggaggtctcccctcctcttctccaggctcaacagccccaggtcctacAGCCCCtgttctctagacccttcccagcttcgttcccttctccggatgcgctccagcccctccagggctttcttggagcgaggggcccagaactgaccccaggatttgaaAGGTGGGGGAAcgatcccatccctgctcctgctggccaccccatggctgatctgagccaggatgctggtggccacccatgccccctgccccatcccgggGTGTGGAGACGCAGGGTCCCCAGTTTGGGTGCCCCCCACCCTCCGAGCGCTGGGAGCTGAGCCGGAGCCATCGCTCCCACCTCAGCCTCCAGCGGGCTTTGCCGTCGGAGCTGGAAAGGAGCTGCTACCAGTGCTGGGCAGGGAAAAGGGGCAGCCGGAGCCCCCTGGCTGCCTCCCCAGCACGGCGAGGGGCAGCGGCTCCACCAGCACCCGTGGTGATCCCCCTGACACCCCGCAGCGACCCCCTGGCGCTCACCTCTGCTTCTCCAGGCAGAGCGAGACGTGCTCATCGTAGCGGAAGTAGTGGGCGCGGGAGTGGTCGAAGGTGCTGTAGGGGAGCCCCATGGGGTCCCCCCCGACCGGGTCTGgggagaggtggggagggggctgcagtCAGACGGACACCAGCACCGTGGCACGGCtggaccccacagaccccccacCGGCAGCACCCCCGTGCCCACCCTCGCCGCTGGGCTGTGTCACCCGGTCCAGGCCGCGGGACTGGTAGAATTCTCGGATCCTCTTCTCTTCACCTGCGGGAGAGAGGGGGGTGCTGCTCAGGGACCCCCCTCACCCCAACCCGCTACCTGCTCGAATCCCACCCTGCAGCTCTCAGAGACGGGGTCCCCAGGCTGCCACCCCCCCACTCTGGtcttgtttcatagaatcaccaggttggaaaggacccccaggatcatggagtccaaccattcccatcaatcgctaacccatgtccctcagcacctcgtccacccggcccttaaacccctccagggaaggggactcaaccccctccctgggcagcctcggacagggaccaatcacccttgctgggaaatattttctcctgctgtccagcctgaccctcccctggtggagcttgaggccattccctctcgtcctgtcccctgtcccttgggagaagagcccagctccctcctctccacaacctcctctcagggagttgcagagagcaatgaggtctcccctcagcctcctcttctccaggataaacccccccagctctctcagacgctcctcttcttctccagccccctcaccagcttcgttgctcttctctggactcgctccagagcctcaacatccttcttgtggggaggggcccagaactgaccccaggattcgaggagcgctctccccagggccgaggccagagggagaagaacctccctggccctgctggccacgccggctctgatccaagccaagatgcccttggccttcttggccccctgggcccctgctggctcctgttcaaccaacacccccaggcagctttccagacagacttctcctagtctgtagcacttgAGGGGAGCCCAGACGTGCTGGCACAGTCAGAATCTCCCGTGCACCTAAACCTCCTGATCTACCAGCTGCCAGCGCTGAGCCCGCCCTGGGCTTCTCACCATTCCCCCTGGCAGGGTTCAATAGCTCCCGGCACCCTCCGTGCACCGAGGCCGCTTCTCCTCACCCCGCAATGGATTCCAGTTCCCCATCCCCACCCGGCAGACCCTGGCCCCCACGCCAGCCGTGCAGCCGCCCCCCAAGCGTGTCCGGTTCCCTTCCGGTGCCACCGGATCTCGCCGCGGTGCACGGCCACTCACTCTCCTGCAGCCCCGGCACCAGCTTGTAGACGATGTCCTGCATGACACGGTCCAGCTTGAGGTTGAGCAGCGGCTGCGTCTCGTGGATCTTGGTGTTGCACATGGGGCAGTACTTGCTGGTCTGCAGGTACTTCACGATGCAGCTCTTGCAGACTGGGGGCACAACGAGGGGCTTGGGGGCCGCTCGGACCCACACACCCCAAAC
The window above is part of the Phaenicophaeus curvirostris isolate KB17595 chromosome 4, BPBGC_Pcur_1.0, whole genome shotgun sequence genome. Proteins encoded here:
- the PCGF1 gene encoding polycomb group RING finger protein 1 encodes the protein MASPPQGGPMAIAMRLRNQLQAVYKMDPLRNEEEVKVKMKELNEHIVCCLCAGYFIDATTITECLHTFCKSCIVKYLQTSKYCPMCNTKIHETQPLLNLKLDRVMQDIVYKLVPGLQESEEKRIREFYQSRGLDRVTQPSGEDPVGGDPMGLPYSTFDHSRAHYFRYDEHVSLCLEKQSSSKDKSKAVLQHKYVRCSVRAQIRHLRRVLCHRLGLPLQHVQILFNNETLPDRMTMKQLWLSRWFGKPAPLLLHYSIKDKRR